The Paracoccus sp. MA genome contains a region encoding:
- the sseA gene encoding 3-mercaptopyruvate sulfurtransferase → MTSLVTTAWLADHLDDPQVVLLDASFKLPGATPTAPEEFAERHIPTAQFFDVDTVADAGNPLPHMMPSEAEFARTVGALGISNDTMVVIYDTPGLMSAGRAWWMFRSFGHRKLAILDGGLKAWMAEGRPVTTEVAARPAASYRAQLNPAAVASKADVLANIDSKARDLVDARSAARFAAEEKEARPGLRSGHVPGSLNVPFDRMTDPETGRMKSPSEIAQVFRQAGLDMERPVIASCGSGVTACALAFGLHLAGKDDVAVYDGSWAEWGMPGDTPVATGK, encoded by the coding sequence ATGACTTCGCTCGTCACCACCGCCTGGCTTGCCGATCACCTGGACGATCCGCAGGTTGTGCTGCTGGACGCGTCCTTCAAGCTGCCCGGCGCGACGCCGACCGCGCCCGAGGAATTCGCCGAGCGCCACATCCCCACCGCGCAGTTCTTCGACGTGGACACGGTGGCCGATGCCGGCAACCCGCTGCCCCATATGATGCCTTCCGAGGCTGAATTCGCCCGCACCGTGGGCGCCTTGGGGATTTCCAACGATACGATGGTGGTGATCTACGACACCCCCGGCCTGATGTCGGCGGGGCGCGCCTGGTGGATGTTTCGCAGCTTCGGCCATCGCAAACTCGCGATCCTTGACGGCGGGCTGAAGGCCTGGATGGCCGAGGGGCGGCCGGTGACAACCGAGGTGGCGGCGCGGCCCGCCGCCAGCTATCGGGCACAGCTCAACCCAGCCGCCGTCGCCTCGAAGGCCGATGTGCTGGCCAATATCGACAGCAAGGCCCGCGATCTGGTCGATGCGCGTTCCGCCGCGCGCTTCGCCGCCGAGGAGAAGGAGGCCCGCCCCGGCCTGCGCTCGGGCCATGTGCCGGGCAGCCTGAATGTGCCCTTCGACCGCATGACCGATCCGGAGACCGGAAGGATGAAATCGCCGTCAGAGATCGCGCAGGTCTTCCGGCAGGCCGGGCTGGACATGGAGCGGCCCGTCATCGCCTCCTGCGGCTCGGGCGTGACGGCCTGCGCGCTGGCCTTCGGCCTGCATCTGGCGGGCAAGGACGATGTGGCGGTCTATGATGGCTCCTGGGCCGAATGGGGCATGCCGGGCGATACGCCGGTCGCGACCGGGAAATGA
- a CDS encoding FAD-binding and (Fe-S)-binding domain-containing protein, translated as MLPETDFDGFAAAVRQVVPAGRFLLDAFSRTVHGADASPYSLLPRAVILVETEDEVVAICRAASRTGVPITFRAAGTSLSGQSVTDSVLVKMGPNGWRRFEADEDAASVRMGPGLIGAQANARLARHRRKIGPDPASISAAMIGGIIANNSSGMCCGTEQNSYRTLRSMRLVLADGTTLDTADPESRRAFRASHGALLDELAALARAVRDDAELGALIRRKFAIKNTTGYSLNALVDYDDPFEILQHLIVGSEGTLAFICEVTLETVPAPPKQSAALVFFADVRIACSAATALKAQPVSAVEMMDYASLRSALGQPGVPDSFAHMPRGTAALLVDLRADDAEALAAQMRSVTAAIAPFAPLEPVRFSQDPRTYAAYWNVRKGLLPAVGGMRAPGSTVIVEDIAVPIDSLAEAALAIREIFDRLDYGDAVIFGHALDGNLHFVFSQAFNSPEDIARYARLIDEVAELVSNRFHGSLKAEHGTGRAMAPFVELEWGSKAYELMRRIKRAFDPAGVLNPGVILSDDPQIYLKALKSLPVADPLIDKCIECGFCEPVCPSRALTTTPRQRIVATRALARGAQDASFDKSYDYAAVDTCAGDGLCAMSCPVGIDTGEMMRSRRALRHGAAGRGLAHAAERQLGAVMKAAKAGLWTSDRAYVVLGKGAMTGITRGLRRVSGSRVPQWTPWLPRPAPALRDPAGEAPDADLPQILLFRSCVSTVAAPVRGMPDPRPLWDVLAVLFRRAGYPVRITPAGEGQCCGQPFASKGYPQAARDSAIRLEGHLRAQGGGIVVSDTSPCSFRMRQELAEDMRPMDVTEALAELVLPRLSIRRRAGSIALHITCSTRKMGQADRLLALAEACAEEVIVPPDIECCGFAGNKGFEVPELNASALRTLRDKLPERVTRGYSTSITCEIGLSEHSGRPYQSIAYLLDWCSDPAL; from the coding sequence ATGCTGCCGGAAACCGATTTCGACGGCTTCGCGGCAGCCGTCCGGCAGGTGGTGCCTGCCGGGCGATTCCTGCTGGACGCGTTTTCGCGCACCGTTCACGGTGCCGATGCCAGCCCCTACAGCCTGCTGCCCCGCGCGGTGATCCTGGTCGAGACCGAGGACGAGGTGGTCGCCATCTGCCGCGCGGCCAGCCGCACGGGCGTCCCGATCACCTTCCGCGCGGCGGGCACCAGCCTGTCGGGGCAGAGCGTGACCGACAGCGTGCTGGTCAAGATGGGCCCGAACGGCTGGCGCCGGTTCGAGGCGGACGAGGATGCCGCAAGCGTGCGCATGGGCCCCGGCCTGATCGGGGCGCAGGCCAATGCGCGGCTGGCGCGGCACCGGCGCAAGATCGGCCCCGACCCGGCCTCGATCTCGGCGGCGATGATCGGCGGGATCATCGCCAACAATTCCAGCGGCATGTGCTGCGGGACGGAACAGAACAGCTATCGCACCCTGCGCTCCATGCGGCTGGTGCTGGCGGACGGGACAACGCTGGACACCGCCGATCCCGAAAGCCGCCGCGCCTTCCGGGCCAGCCATGGCGCGCTGCTGGACGAACTGGCCGCGCTTGCCCGCGCGGTGCGGGACGACGCCGAACTGGGCGCGCTGATCCGGCGCAAGTTCGCGATCAAGAACACCACCGGCTATTCGCTGAACGCGCTGGTCGATTACGATGACCCGTTCGAGATCCTCCAGCACCTGATCGTCGGATCCGAGGGCACGCTGGCCTTCATCTGCGAGGTGACGCTGGAAACCGTGCCCGCGCCCCCGAAGCAATCGGCGGCGCTGGTCTTTTTCGCGGATGTGCGGATCGCCTGTTCGGCGGCCACCGCGCTCAAGGCGCAGCCGGTCTCGGCGGTCGAGATGATGGATTACGCATCGCTGCGCTCGGCGCTTGGCCAGCCCGGCGTACCCGACAGCTTCGCGCATATGCCGCGGGGCACCGCCGCGCTGCTGGTCGACCTGCGCGCCGACGACGCCGAGGCCCTTGCCGCGCAGATGCGATCGGTGACGGCGGCCATCGCGCCCTTCGCGCCGCTGGAGCCGGTGCGCTTTTCGCAAGACCCGCGGACCTATGCGGCTTACTGGAACGTGCGCAAGGGGCTGCTGCCCGCCGTGGGCGGCATGCGCGCGCCCGGCTCGACGGTGATCGTCGAGGATATCGCCGTTCCCATCGACAGCCTTGCCGAAGCCGCCCTTGCCATTCGCGAAATCTTCGACCGGCTGGATTACGGCGATGCGGTGATCTTCGGCCATGCGCTGGACGGCAACCTGCATTTCGTCTTTTCCCAAGCCTTCAACAGTCCCGAGGACATCGCCCGCTATGCCCGGCTGATCGACGAGGTGGCGGAACTGGTCTCGAACCGTTTCCACGGCTCGCTGAAGGCGGAACACGGCACGGGGCGGGCGATGGCGCCCTTCGTGGAGCTGGAATGGGGCAGCAAGGCTTACGAATTGATGCGGCGCATCAAGCGCGCCTTCGATCCGGCGGGCGTGCTGAATCCCGGCGTGATCCTGTCCGACGACCCCCAGATCTATCTCAAGGCGCTGAAATCCCTGCCGGTGGCCGATCCGCTGATCGACAAATGTATCGAATGCGGCTTTTGCGAGCCGGTCTGCCCCTCGCGCGCGCTGACCACCACGCCGCGCCAGCGAATCGTCGCGACGCGTGCGCTGGCGCGCGGCGCGCAGGATGCCAGTTTCGACAAAAGCTATGATTATGCCGCCGTGGATACCTGTGCGGGCGACGGGCTCTGTGCCATGAGCTGCCCCGTGGGCATCGACACGGGCGAGATGATGCGCAGCCGCCGCGCCCTCCGCCACGGTGCTGCCGGGCGCGGCCTTGCCCATGCGGCCGAGCGGCAACTGGGCGCGGTGATGAAGGCCGCCAAGGCCGGGCTTTGGACCAGCGACCGCGCCTATGTCGTGTTGGGCAAAGGCGCGATGACCGGCATCACGCGGGGACTGCGCCGCGTCTCGGGCAGCAGGGTGCCGCAATGGACGCCTTGGCTGCCCAGGCCCGCGCCTGCCCTGCGCGATCCCGCAGGCGAGGCCCCGGATGCGGACCTGCCGCAGATCCTGCTGTTTCGAAGCTGCGTCAGCACCGTTGCCGCGCCCGTCCGCGGCATGCCCGACCCCCGCCCGCTCTGGGACGTTCTGGCGGTGCTGTTCCGGCGCGCGGGCTACCCGGTCCGCATTACCCCGGCTGGCGAGGGGCAATGCTGCGGCCAGCCCTTCGCCAGCAAGGGCTATCCGCAAGCCGCAAGGGACAGCGCCATCCGGCTTGAGGGGCATCTGCGGGCCCAAGGCGGCGGCATCGTCGTCTCGGACACCAGTCCCTGCAGTTTCCGCATGCGGCAGGAACTGGCCGAGGACATGCGCCCGATGGACGTGACCGAGGCGCTGGCGGAACTGGTCCTGCCGCGCCTGTCCATCCGCCGCCGTGCAGGCAGCATTGCGCTGCATATCACCTGCAGCACCCGCAAGATGGGGCAGGCCGACCGGCTGCTGGCCCTTGCCGAAGCCTGCGCCGAGGAGGTGATCGTGCCGCCCGATATCGAATGCTGCGGCTTTGCCGGCAATAAGGGTTTCGAGGTGCCGGAACTGAACGCCAGCGCCCTGCGGACCCTGCGCGACAAGCTGCCGGAACGGGTCACGCGCGGCTATTCGACCAGCATCACCTGCGAGATCGGGCTGTCCGAGCATTCCGGCCGTCCCTACCAGTCGATCGCCTATCTGCTGGACTGGTGCAGCGATCCCGCCCTGTAG
- a CDS encoding MBL fold metallo-hydrolase, whose protein sequence is MTSSPQVEAFFDEATNTFSYIVRDPGSDACAIVDSVLDLDYAAGRLSYDSADRIIARVREQGLRLEWLLETHVHADHLSAAPYLQQALGGKIGIGQQITVVQETFGKVFNEGTEFRRDGSQFDPLFRDGDIFRIGTMECRVMHTPGHTPACLTYVIGDAAFVGDTLFMPDGGTARADFPGGDARMLYRSIRRVLDLLPATRLFMCHDYGPNGRDIRNETTVAEQRAHNIHVHDGVTEDEFVAMREARDATLGMPRLIIPSLQVNMKAGALPEPDEKGKRHLKVPLNEL, encoded by the coding sequence ATGACGTCATCCCCCCAGGTCGAAGCCTTCTTCGACGAAGCGACGAACACCTTCTCCTATATCGTCCGTGATCCGGGGTCCGACGCCTGCGCGATTGTCGATTCCGTGCTGGACCTGGATTATGCGGCGGGTCGACTGTCTTACGATTCCGCCGACCGCATCATCGCCCGCGTGCGCGAGCAGGGGTTGCGGCTGGAATGGCTGCTGGAGACCCATGTCCATGCCGATCACCTGTCTGCCGCGCCCTATCTGCAACAGGCGCTTGGCGGCAAGATCGGCATCGGCCAGCAGATCACCGTGGTGCAGGAGACCTTCGGCAAGGTCTTCAACGAAGGCACCGAGTTCCGTCGCGACGGATCGCAATTCGACCCGCTGTTTCGGGACGGAGACATTTTCCGGATCGGCACGATGGAGTGCCGCGTCATGCACACGCCGGGCCATACGCCTGCCTGCCTGACCTATGTGATCGGCGATGCGGCTTTCGTGGGCGACACGCTGTTCATGCCTGACGGCGGCACGGCGCGGGCCGATTTTCCGGGCGGCGATGCGCGGATGCTTTACCGCTCGATCCGGCGGGTGCTGGACCTGCTGCCCGCGACGCGGCTGTTCATGTGCCATGATTACGGCCCCAACGGGCGCGACATCCGCAATGAGACCACCGTGGCCGAGCAGCGCGCCCACAATATCCATGTCCACGACGGCGTGACCGAGGATGAATTCGTCGCCATGCGCGAGGCCCGCGACGCCACGCTGGGAATGCCGCGCCTGATCATCCCCTCGCTTCAGGTCAACATGAAGGCCGGCGCCCTTCCCGAGCCCGACGAAAAGGGCAAGCGCCATCTCAAGGTGCCGCTGAACGAGCTTTGA
- a CDS encoding sulfite exporter TauE/SafE family protein, with amino-acid sequence MPDPTATAALHHEVVILGAGAAGIAVALSLVAVTAFGLTTALNYARVGHVDWPLARVFVVGGLSGGMLGARLARHLSTRRGSLHTGFAALVVLVAIYMLVRRAAGLAG; translated from the coding sequence ATGCCTGATCCCACCGCCACAGCCGCCCTGCACCATGAAGTCGTCATCCTCGGCGCCGGCGCGGCCGGTATTGCCGTCGCCTTGTCACTGGTCGCGGTGACGGCCTTCGGGCTGACCACGGCGCTGAACTATGCACGCGTGGGCCATGTCGACTGGCCGCTGGCGCGGGTCTTCGTGGTCGGCGGCTTATCGGGCGGGATGCTGGGGGCGCGACTGGCGCGGCATCTGTCCACGCGCAGGGGCAGCCTGCACACGGGTTTCGCCGCGTTGGTCGTGCTGGTCGCGATCTACATGCTGGTCCGCCGCGCCGCGGGGCTGGCGGGCTGA
- a CDS encoding YciI family protein: MLFAFICTDKPDALDIRMANRPAHLEWLDSTPGVYIAGPLLDEGQTPCGSILVVEHEDIEAASQWAAQDPYAQAGLFESVAIREWKKVIGQ; the protein is encoded by the coding sequence ATGCTCTTTGCCTTCATCTGCACCGACAAGCCCGATGCGCTGGACATCCGCATGGCCAACCGCCCGGCCCATCTGGAATGGCTGGATTCCACCCCCGGCGTCTATATCGCCGGGCCGCTGCTGGATGAGGGGCAGACACCCTGCGGCAGCATCCTGGTCGTCGAGCATGAGGATATCGAAGCGGCGAGCCAGTGGGCCGCGCAAGATCCTTACGCGCAGGCGGGCCTGTTCGAATCCGTCGCCATTCGCGAGTGGAAGAAGGTGATCGGGCAATAG
- the larB gene encoding nickel pincer cofactor biosynthesis protein LarB, with amino-acid sequence MTEIRLDFQRHERVGFGEAILCARKSDAQLATIMDHVFERGESCLMTRLEQDVFERFPADHRARLDYDPISRIGYFNWTPPEAPGPAQIAVVSAGSSDMPQAAEVIRTLTYLGAPTQQFIDIGVAGLWRLLGNVEELQKFPVIVAVAGMDGALPSVLGGLVPGVIICLPTSTGYGASHGGQTALNAALASCAPGLTVVNIDNGYGAACAAYRALNMIRKAAALAERR; translated from the coding sequence ATGACCGAGATCCGACTGGACTTTCAACGGCACGAGCGTGTCGGCTTTGGCGAAGCCATCCTCTGCGCCCGGAAATCGGATGCGCAGCTGGCGACGATCATGGACCATGTGTTCGAGCGCGGCGAAAGCTGCCTCATGACACGGCTTGAACAGGACGTCTTCGAACGCTTCCCGGCCGATCACCGGGCGCGGCTGGATTACGACCCGATCTCGCGCATCGGCTATTTCAACTGGACCCCACCCGAAGCGCCTGGCCCCGCGCAGATCGCCGTCGTCTCGGCCGGCAGTTCCGACATGCCGCAGGCGGCCGAGGTCATCCGCACCCTGACCTATCTGGGTGCCCCGACGCAGCAATTCATCGATATCGGCGTGGCCGGCCTGTGGCGCCTGCTGGGCAATGTCGAGGAGCTGCAGAAATTCCCGGTGATCGTCGCGGTCGCCGGCATGGACGGCGCCCTGCCAAGCGTGCTGGGCGGGCTGGTGCCGGGGGTGATCATCTGCCTGCCCACCTCAACCGGCTATGGAGCATCTCATGGCGGGCAGACGGCGCTGAACGCGGCGCTGGCCTCATGTGCGCCGGGGCTGACGGTGGTCAATATCGATAACGGCTATGGCGCCGCCTGCGCGGCCTACCGGGCGCTGAACATGATCCGCAAGGCCGCAGCCCTGGCTGAGAGGCGCTGA
- a CDS encoding adenine nucleotide alpha hydrolase: MQTADFLSRLHGVFDSAGPAAVAVSGGVDSMTLAYVAHRAMGRDVTMFHASSPAVPQAATARIRDYAARHGWQLRIVDAGEFSDERYLSNPSNRCFFCKSNLYGTLAGHTEAQLFSGTNMDDLGDWRPGLKAAEANHVRHPFVEAGMTKADVRAMAAAHGLHDLAEMPSAPCLSSRIETALRIEPQTLHAVDRIETLLRDELAPRTVRCRVRATGVVVELDPAALSRLSPEHQRALTQKIGAAFGSDRPVLFQGYTRGSAFLREQTE; the protein is encoded by the coding sequence ATGCAAACCGCGGATTTCCTTAGCCGGCTGCATGGGGTTTTCGACAGCGCCGGGCCGGCCGCCGTGGCGGTCTCGGGCGGCGTCGACAGCATGACACTGGCCTATGTCGCGCATCGAGCCATGGGCAGGGACGTGACCATGTTCCACGCCTCGTCCCCTGCCGTGCCGCAGGCGGCAACGGCGCGCATCCGGGACTATGCGGCCCGCCACGGCTGGCAGTTGCGCATCGTGGACGCGGGCGAGTTTTCGGATGAAAGATACCTTTCAAACCCCTCGAACCGTTGCTTTTTCTGCAAATCGAACCTTTACGGCACGCTGGCCGGGCATACCGAAGCGCAGCTGTTTTCAGGCACCAACATGGACGATCTGGGCGATTGGCGCCCCGGTCTGAAGGCCGCCGAGGCCAACCATGTGCGCCATCCTTTCGTCGAGGCGGGCATGACCAAGGCCGATGTGCGCGCCATGGCGGCCGCGCATGGGCTGCACGACCTGGCCGAGATGCCCTCGGCCCCCTGCCTGTCCAGCCGGATCGAGACCGCGCTGCGCATCGAGCCGCAGACGCTGCACGCCGTGGACCGCATCGAGACCCTGCTGCGCGACGAACTGGCGCCAAGGACCGTGCGCTGCCGCGTCCGCGCTACGGGGGTGGTGGTCGAGCTTGATCCCGCCGCCCTGTCGCGGCTTTCTCCCGAACACCAACGGGCCTTGACGCAAAAGATCGGCGCAGCCTTCGGCAGCGACCGGCCCGTCCTGTTCCAGGGCTATACGCGCGGCAGCGCCTTTCTTCGCGAGCAAACCGAATGA
- a CDS encoding LarC family nickel insertion protein, with the protein MHIHLDALGGVAGDMFVAALLDAWPDLAGEVQANLRLAGLDADVHAEPVAHDDGVLTGHRFVVTKNGKTDGHAQAHDHPHDHDHGHGHHHHGHHPHADDHHGHHHHTHWREWRASLQASGLPEPVKQAAIGIFHELATAEAQVHGKELDAVAFHEVGNWDSIADIVAAATLIVGAGATGWSVGSLPLGRGWIETEHGRLPVPAPATTLLLRGFTFHDDGHPGERITPTGAAILRYLAPAPGIGASPRRLARSGIGFGTRRFQGMSNVLRVLALTDEDGRTEDRVGVIQFEIDDQSGEELAAALDRIRADPTVIDVTQSLAIGKKGRMMAAIQVLTRPEAVARVSALCFRQTTTLGLRSRIEARAILPRRAVTAEGGIRVKLAERPGGTTAKAEIDDAATADSQKQRAELRRAAEAQALQEKVKD; encoded by the coding sequence ATGCATATCCATCTTGACGCCCTGGGCGGGGTCGCGGGCGACATGTTCGTGGCCGCCCTGCTGGACGCCTGGCCCGACCTGGCCGGCGAGGTGCAGGCCAATCTGCGGCTGGCCGGGTTGGACGCCGATGTGCATGCCGAACCCGTGGCCCATGACGACGGGGTGCTGACCGGGCATCGCTTCGTCGTGACGAAGAACGGCAAGACCGACGGTCACGCCCAAGCGCATGACCATCCTCACGACCACGACCATGGGCACGGGCACCATCATCACGGGCATCACCCCCACGCCGACGACCACCACGGCCACCATCACCACACCCATTGGCGCGAGTGGCGGGCCAGCCTTCAGGCCAGCGGCCTGCCCGAGCCGGTCAAGCAGGCGGCCATCGGCATCTTTCACGAACTCGCCACGGCCGAGGCGCAGGTCCATGGCAAGGAACTCGACGCCGTCGCCTTTCACGAGGTCGGCAACTGGGATTCCATCGCCGACATCGTCGCCGCCGCCACCCTGATCGTGGGCGCCGGCGCGACCGGCTGGTCGGTCGGCTCGCTGCCTCTGGGCCGGGGCTGGATCGAGACTGAGCATGGCCGCCTGCCGGTCCCCGCCCCGGCCACCACCCTGCTGCTGCGCGGCTTCACCTTCCACGACGACGGCCACCCCGGCGAACGGATCACGCCGACGGGTGCCGCCATCCTGCGCTATCTGGCGCCGGCACCGGGCATCGGCGCCAGCCCGCGCCGGCTTGCGCGCAGCGGGATCGGCTTCGGCACCCGCCGCTTTCAAGGCATGAGCAACGTCCTGCGCGTCCTGGCCCTGACCGATGAGGATGGTCGAACCGAGGATCGCGTCGGCGTCATCCAGTTCGAGATCGACGATCAGAGCGGCGAGGAACTGGCCGCCGCGCTGGACCGGATCCGCGCCGATCCCACCGTCATCGACGTGACCCAAAGCCTTGCCATCGGCAAGAAGGGCCGGATGATGGCCGCCATCCAGGTCCTGACCCGGCCCGAGGCCGTCGCCCGGGTCAGCGCGCTTTGCTTTCGCCAGACGACCACGCTGGGCCTGCGCAGCCGGATCGAGGCCCGGGCAATTCTTCCGCGCCGCGCCGTGACCGCCGAGGGCGGCATCCGCGTCAAGCTGGCCGAGCGCCCCGGCGGCACCACCGCCAAGGCCGAGATCGACGATGCCGCGACCGCCGACAGCCAGAAGCAACGCGCCGAGCTGCGGCGGGCCGCCGAGGCGCAGGCATTGCAGGAAAAGGTGAAAGACTGA
- the larC gene encoding nickel insertion protein → MADTGVILLMAQIDDAPGELLGRVISQMADMGARNVQLLSSLGKKGRPGYVLLVDIEAGDEAEFAVLLAAELGIWGYRVLESQHKHFDIRRYQTRLELRWNGTSRRFPLRIKRILSDGVFMRAKAEHDDLAAICAAMAEDRPIPLAVLKAAAETAVGTIEPPDILAVDLDEPAR, encoded by the coding sequence ATGGCGGATACCGGCGTCATCCTGCTGATGGCCCAGATCGACGACGCGCCCGGCGAATTGCTGGGGCGCGTCATCAGCCAGATGGCCGACATGGGCGCCCGAAACGTCCAGCTGCTGTCGAGCCTGGGCAAGAAGGGGCGTCCCGGCTACGTGCTGCTGGTCGACATCGAGGCCGGGGACGAGGCGGAATTCGCCGTGCTTCTGGCGGCCGAGCTGGGGATCTGGGGCTATCGCGTGCTGGAATCGCAGCACAAGCATTTCGACATCCGCCGCTATCAGACCCGGCTGGAGCTGCGCTGGAATGGCACCAGCCGCCGCTTTCCGCTGCGCATCAAGCGCATCCTCAGCGATGGCGTGTTCATGCGCGCCAAGGCAGAACACGACGATCTGGCGGCGATCTGCGCCGCCATGGCCGAGGACAGACCCATCCCCCTGGCGGTGCTGAAGGCGGCAGCGGAAACGGCGGTGGGCACGATCGAGCCGCCGGACATCCTTGCCGTCGATCTGGACGAGCCGGCCCGCTAG
- a CDS encoding cupin domain-containing protein: MRINDDLTQPVLVQSAELDWMPSPAAGVDRRMLYRLGDEVARATSLVRYAPGSAFLRHIHSGGEEILVLEGTFQDEHGDYPAGSYFRNPPGTSHVPASQDGCTIFVRLWQYRAGDNLQVVRQPGEGETVAPRPGASAARLLFEDAAERVTVEDWQPDADITVENPRGLEFLVLSGSLAIGDETLEAQGWGRFPSGQALRATAGANGAQIWIKDAPLQHPDVLPMPD, encoded by the coding sequence ATGCGCATCAATGACGACCTGACGCAGCCGGTTCTGGTGCAATCCGCCGAACTGGACTGGATGCCCAGCCCCGCAGCGGGGGTGGACCGGCGGATGCTGTATCGCCTGGGCGACGAGGTGGCGCGGGCGACCTCGCTGGTCCGCTATGCGCCGGGCAGCGCCTTTCTCCGCCATATCCACAGCGGCGGCGAGGAAATCCTTGTCCTCGAGGGCACCTTCCAGGACGAGCATGGCGACTATCCCGCGGGCAGCTATTTCCGCAATCCGCCCGGCACCTCGCATGTGCCCGCCTCGCAGGACGGCTGCACGATCTTCGTCAGGCTCTGGCAATACCGCGCGGGCGACAACCTGCAGGTCGTGCGCCAGCCCGGCGAGGGCGAAACTGTTGCCCCTCGCCCCGGCGCCAGCGCAGCACGGCTGCTGTTCGAGGATGCGGCCGAGCGTGTTACCGTCGAGGACTGGCAGCCCGATGCCGATATCACCGTCGAGAACCCGCGCGGGCTGGAGTTCCTCGTCCTGTCGGGCAGCCTGGCCATCGGCGACGAAACGCTGGAGGCGCAGGGCTGGGGCCGCTTCCCCTCAGGGCAGGCTCTCAGGGCCACCGCCGGGGCGAATGGCGCGCAGATCTGGATCAAGGACGCACCGCTTCAACACCCGGATGTATTGCCGATGCCCGACTAA
- a CDS encoding alcohol dehydrogenase catalytic domain-containing protein — protein MTATYRAMQIAEPGRLELVERPVPQPQPGHVLIAVEACGICGADSGDIEHGTPGRIPGHEVVGRIAKLGEGVPPIWRIGQRVGVGRFGGHCETCRECRRGRFHLCRNQPVLGASCDGGYAEMTGARPMIETMPLERAMEAYRKMRSGDVKFRMVLTMKEHAHAHQ, from the coding sequence GTGACAGCCACCTATCGCGCCATGCAGATCGCAGAACCGGGCCGGCTGGAGCTGGTCGAGCGGCCTGTCCCGCAGCCGCAGCCCGGCCATGTCCTCATCGCGGTCGAGGCCTGCGGGATTTGCGGCGCGGACAGCGGCGATATCGAGCATGGCACGCCCGGCCGCATCCCCGGCCATGAGGTCGTCGGCCGCATCGCGAAGCTGGGCGAAGGCGTGCCCCCAATCTGGCGCATCGGCCAGCGCGTCGGGGTCGGCCGGTTCGGCGGCCATTGCGAAACCTGCCGCGAATGCCGCCGGGGCCGGTTCCACCTGTGCCGCAACCAGCCCGTCCTCGGCGCATCCTGCGATGGCGGCTATGCCGAGATGACCGGCGCGCGCCCGATGATCGAGACCATGCCGCTGGAGCGCGCCATGGAGGCCTATCGGAAAATGCGCTCGGGGGATGTGAAATTCAGGATGGTCCTGACGATGAAGGAGCATGCACATGCGCATCAATGA